A single window of Luteipulveratus halotolerans DNA harbors:
- a CDS encoding ABC-F family ATP-binding cassette domain-containing protein, producing the protein MANLLSAERISLTLGTRHILDDVSLGIGGGDRIGVVGRNGGGKSTLLKVLLGTQLVDDGRVTRVGGLTVGVLSQDDRLDPAATVAQAVLGDLAEHEWAGDPRIRDVLHGLLGGLDLAALGGPDATVGPLSGGERRRVALARLLIEDPDLLLLDEPTNHLDVEGVQWLADHIVQRRTRAETAVVAITHDRWFLDAISTNTWEVVDGRVEQYEGGYAAYVLAKAERARVAAVTQERRDNLLRKELAWLRRGAPARTSKPKFRIEAANELIKAEPQPRDDVALARFATTRLGKDVIDLLDATITVGDRTLIDKQTWRLAPGERTGIVGVNGAGKSTLLRAIAGQVPLAAGKRKEGRTVQLAYLTQEVRELERVAGWTVIDAITEVKSYTMLDGKEVSASQLAKRLGFSGPRQQVRVGDLSGGERRRLQLLRLLMEEPNVLLLDEPTNDLDIETLTSMEDVLDGWAGTLLVVSHDRYLLERMCDRQVALLGDGRIRELPGGVEQYLQLRHEQSRTPDARPASTSPSAAATAPTAAATAYTPAQQREARKDLARIEKALTRAGEKEERLHEQMVAAASDHERVASLSAELRELHDLKDELELQWLEAAEIVG; encoded by the coding sequence ATGGCCAACCTGCTCTCCGCCGAACGCATCTCGCTCACGCTCGGCACCCGACACATCCTCGACGACGTCAGCCTCGGCATCGGTGGCGGCGACCGCATCGGCGTCGTCGGCCGCAACGGTGGCGGCAAGTCCACCCTCCTGAAGGTCCTCCTCGGCACGCAGCTCGTCGACGACGGCCGGGTGACCCGCGTCGGCGGCCTCACCGTGGGAGTCCTGTCCCAGGACGACCGGCTCGACCCCGCGGCCACCGTCGCCCAGGCCGTGCTCGGCGACCTGGCCGAGCACGAGTGGGCCGGCGACCCGCGCATCCGCGACGTCCTGCACGGGCTGCTCGGCGGCCTCGACCTGGCCGCGCTCGGCGGTCCCGACGCCACCGTCGGCCCGCTGTCAGGTGGCGAACGACGCCGAGTTGCGTTGGCACGCCTACTGATCGAGGACCCCGACCTGCTGCTGCTGGACGAGCCCACCAACCACCTCGACGTCGAGGGCGTGCAGTGGCTGGCCGACCACATCGTTCAGCGCCGCACCCGCGCCGAGACCGCCGTCGTCGCCATCACCCACGACCGGTGGTTCCTCGACGCGATCTCCACCAACACGTGGGAGGTCGTCGACGGCCGCGTCGAGCAGTACGAAGGCGGGTACGCCGCGTACGTCCTCGCCAAGGCCGAGCGCGCCCGCGTCGCCGCGGTCACCCAGGAACGCCGCGACAACCTGTTGCGCAAGGAGCTCGCCTGGCTCCGCCGTGGCGCCCCGGCACGGACGAGCAAGCCGAAGTTCCGCATCGAGGCCGCCAACGAGCTGATCAAGGCCGAGCCGCAGCCGCGCGACGACGTGGCACTCGCACGGTTCGCGACGACGCGGCTCGGCAAGGACGTCATCGACCTGCTCGACGCGACGATCACCGTCGGCGACCGCACCCTCATCGACAAGCAGACCTGGCGGCTCGCGCCGGGCGAGCGCACCGGCATCGTGGGCGTCAACGGTGCCGGCAAGTCGACGCTGCTGCGCGCGATCGCCGGTCAGGTGCCCCTCGCGGCCGGCAAGCGCAAGGAGGGCCGCACCGTCCAGCTCGCCTACCTCACCCAGGAGGTTCGCGAGCTCGAGCGCGTCGCCGGCTGGACCGTGATCGACGCGATCACCGAGGTGAAGTCGTACACCATGCTCGACGGCAAGGAGGTCAGCGCCAGCCAGCTCGCCAAGCGCCTCGGCTTCTCCGGGCCGCGCCAGCAGGTGCGCGTGGGCGACCTGTCCGGTGGTGAGCGTCGCCGGTTGCAGCTGTTGCGGCTGCTGATGGAGGAGCCCAACGTGCTCCTGCTCGACGAGCCGACCAACGACCTCGACATCGAGACGCTCACCTCGATGGAGGACGTCCTCGACGGCTGGGCCGGCACCCTGCTCGTCGTCTCGCACGACCGCTACCTGCTCGAGCGCATGTGCGACCGGCAGGTCGCCCTGCTCGGCGACGGCCGCATCCGCGAGCTGCCGGGCGGTGTCGAGCAGTACCTCCAGCTGCGCCACGAGCAGTCCCGTACGCCGGACGCCCGACCCGCGTCGACGTCACCCTCGGCAGCGGCGACCGCGCCCACCGCGGCCGCGACGGCGTACACCCCGGCGCAGCAGCGCGAGGCCCGCAAGGACCTCGCCCGCATCGAGAAGGCCCTCACCCGCGCGGGTGAGAAGGAGGAGCGCCTCCACGAGCAGATGGTCGCCGCAGCCAGCGACCACGAGCGGGTCGCGAGCCTGAGCGCCGAGCTGCGCGAGCTGCACGACCTCAAGGACGAGCTCGAGCTGCAGTGGTTGGAGGCCGCCGAGATCGTCGGCTGA
- a CDS encoding MBL fold metallo-hydrolase, translating into MADGVLVRQSAFCLSNAVVVLGGEGALLVDPGVTGADLVELADDLDRLGLRVLAGFATHPHWDHVLWHERFGDVPRYATAACAAYARDGLAHLREQPGADAPGAPLDLVGLLKPLPPHTIRLPWDGPDVRVLEHRAHAPSHAALLVEDAGVLIAGDMLSDVEIPLLDVDAEDPIHDYSASLALLRSVAAQVRVVVPGHGNPGRDVAARLAADRAYLASLTREGPSDDPRLAPDAAYGTDWLPQAHLDHVRMAIRS; encoded by the coding sequence GTGGCTGACGGGGTGCTGGTCAGGCAGAGCGCGTTCTGCCTGAGCAACGCCGTGGTCGTGCTCGGCGGTGAGGGCGCGCTGCTCGTCGACCCGGGTGTCACGGGCGCCGACCTGGTCGAGCTGGCCGACGACCTCGACCGGCTCGGCCTACGCGTGCTGGCCGGGTTCGCGACCCACCCGCACTGGGACCACGTGCTGTGGCATGAGCGGTTCGGAGACGTCCCGAGGTACGCCACCGCCGCCTGCGCGGCTTACGCCCGTGACGGCCTGGCCCACCTGCGCGAACAGCCGGGTGCCGATGCCCCAGGGGCGCCGCTCGACCTCGTGGGTCTCCTGAAACCGTTGCCTCCCCACACGATTCGCCTCCCATGGGACGGTCCTGATGTGCGCGTCCTCGAGCATCGCGCCCATGCCCCCAGCCACGCGGCGTTGCTCGTGGAGGACGCCGGCGTGCTGATCGCCGGTGACATGCTGTCCGATGTCGAGATCCCGCTGCTCGACGTCGACGCCGAGGACCCGATCCACGACTACTCGGCGTCGCTGGCCCTGCTCCGTTCGGTGGCTGCACAGGTGCGCGTCGTCGTACCTGGCCACGGCAACCCCGGTCGTGACGTCGCCGCTCGACTCGCCGCCGACCGCGCCTACCTCGCCTCGCTGACGAGGGAAGGCCCGTCGGACGACCCACGGCTGGCGCCCGACGCGGCGTACGGCACCGATTGGCTCCCGCAGGCCCATCTCGACCACGTCCGGATGGCCATCCGCAGCTGA
- a CDS encoding GNAT family N-acetyltransferase, with protein sequence MADLDPVAWPPAPIRTERLVLRAPEARDRDAFIEMLASADVHVYLGGPRPREDLERELPEVPESWPGSLVVERGGLMVGQNLLRRATEHRPAALGKIDLGYLFLPRAWGLGYAGEACRAALDWLDQALPGETVVLATQTANAASMRLAARLGFTELERFHAWGADQWLGERVSPGRGGSC encoded by the coding sequence ATGGCAGACCTGGATCCCGTCGCCTGGCCGCCCGCCCCCATCCGGACCGAGCGCCTCGTGCTGCGCGCGCCGGAGGCCCGTGATCGCGACGCGTTCATCGAGATGCTGGCGTCGGCGGACGTGCACGTCTACCTCGGCGGGCCACGACCGCGCGAGGACCTTGAGCGCGAGCTGCCGGAGGTCCCGGAGTCGTGGCCGGGCAGCCTCGTCGTCGAGCGCGGCGGGCTGATGGTCGGCCAGAACCTGCTTCGCCGAGCCACCGAGCACCGCCCGGCCGCGCTCGGCAAGATCGATCTCGGTTACCTGTTCCTGCCTCGGGCCTGGGGGCTCGGCTACGCCGGTGAGGCGTGCCGCGCGGCGCTCGACTGGTTGGACCAGGCCCTGCCCGGCGAGACCGTCGTCCTCGCGACGCAGACCGCCAACGCCGCGTCGATGCGCCTGGCGGCGCGGCTCGGGTTCACCGAGCTCGAGCGTTTCCACGCGTGGGGTGCCGACCAGTGGCTCGGTGAGCGCGTGAGTCCCGGCCGGGGCGGGTCGTGCTGA
- a CDS encoding HNH endonuclease signature motif containing protein gives MGQHRAHSEDAAERSAPRAALAGVPRGESVGEDPAGSLELLHACQGAVRAVYEATSSDRSALRASDLVAQIEATQALVNTVMAVQLVRIAQFAATTQHSDPDSGKAREVAHELGYAAEFADVDLAPALGWGPRHATARVEEAIDAATKTPRLLDLMADGHLDPTRLRAVTDELIEAPDAVCAEVESALLDRGVHGWSAAQTRARTRRLVQQTDPAALKAARRRRVVEQTGLFTRPGREPGQCEWTAVIPTELAAPAHAAVETLARHLHTDNLTGKTLGQCRIDALTDLILQRADVTTHITVHAPVSDDQHQPGRYAGTMATSRCTASTAKGTGTQHDPDAVPDQPTAHDLADWDAALAVLVATDPGPPPLPDFDDPWWDEVHAFCAEQAELSALDQAVTSEPVHDVSAASPFADAIVPGIGVISGALVAELTRAVGTRITRALVDASTGTLLETCTSSYRPTAAIRRLLVLRDQHCRFPGCSQPGRYCEADHVTPWPLGRTSADNLQLLCKHHHRAKHEAGWAVAMTSEGTCTWTSPHTGRTYVTTPEATATRGYDHPNARHERRRLRT, from the coding sequence ATGGGGCAGCACCGCGCACACTCCGAGGACGCCGCCGAGCGCAGCGCGCCACGTGCTGCCCTGGCCGGGGTCCCGCGAGGGGAATCGGTGGGCGAGGATCCTGCGGGCTCGCTCGAGCTCCTGCACGCGTGTCAGGGCGCCGTGCGCGCGGTCTACGAGGCGACGTCCTCCGACAGGAGCGCGTTACGAGCGTCCGACCTGGTCGCGCAGATCGAGGCGACGCAGGCGCTCGTCAACACAGTCATGGCGGTCCAGCTGGTGCGCATCGCGCAGTTCGCCGCCACGACGCAGCACAGCGATCCGGATAGCGGCAAAGCGCGCGAGGTCGCACACGAGCTGGGGTACGCCGCCGAGTTCGCCGACGTCGACCTCGCACCCGCCCTGGGTTGGGGCCCTCGCCATGCCACCGCCCGCGTCGAGGAAGCCATCGACGCGGCGACCAAGACTCCCCGCCTGCTCGACCTGATGGCCGACGGGCACCTCGACCCGACTCGACTCCGCGCGGTCACCGACGAGCTGATCGAAGCACCCGATGCGGTGTGCGCCGAGGTCGAGAGCGCCCTGCTCGATCGCGGTGTGCACGGCTGGTCCGCCGCCCAGACCCGTGCCCGTACCCGCCGACTGGTCCAGCAGACCGACCCTGCTGCTCTCAAGGCCGCCCGCCGACGCCGGGTGGTGGAGCAGACCGGACTGTTCACCCGGCCCGGCCGCGAACCCGGCCAGTGTGAGTGGACCGCGGTCATTCCCACCGAGCTGGCTGCGCCGGCCCACGCCGCCGTCGAGACGCTCGCCCGACATCTGCACACCGACAACCTGACCGGCAAGACCCTCGGCCAGTGCCGCATCGACGCCCTCACCGACCTCATCCTGCAACGGGCCGACGTCACGACACACATCACCGTCCACGCGCCCGTCAGCGACGATCAGCACCAGCCGGGTCGGTATGCAGGCACCATGGCAACCAGCCGCTGCACCGCCAGCACCGCGAAAGGCACTGGCACACAACACGATCCAGACGCAGTGCCCGATCAGCCGACTGCCCACGACCTGGCTGACTGGGATGCCGCACTGGCCGTCCTCGTGGCCACCGACCCGGGCCCACCACCGCTGCCCGACTTCGACGACCCTTGGTGGGACGAGGTCCACGCCTTCTGCGCCGAGCAGGCCGAGCTCAGCGCGCTCGACCAGGCAGTCACATCCGAGCCCGTCCACGACGTCTCTGCGGCATCGCCGTTCGCCGACGCCATCGTCCCCGGTATCGGGGTCATCAGCGGCGCGCTCGTCGCTGAGCTGACACGCGCGGTCGGCACCCGCATCACTCGAGCCCTGGTCGACGCCTCCACAGGCACTCTCCTCGAGACCTGCACGTCCTCCTACCGCCCCACCGCGGCCATCAGACGTCTCCTGGTCCTGCGCGACCAGCACTGCCGCTTCCCGGGTTGCTCCCAGCCGGGCCGCTACTGCGAAGCCGACCACGTCACCCCGTGGCCGCTCGGCCGCACGAGCGCCGACAACCTCCAGCTGCTGTGCAAGCACCACCACCGCGCCAAGCATGAGGCCGGATGGGCGGTCGCCATGACATCCGAGGGCACCTGCACCTGGACCAGCCCGCACACCGGCCGCACCTACGTCACGACTCCCGAGGCCACGGCCACCCGAGGCTACGACCACCCAAACGCCCGACACGAACGCCGACGCCTCCGCACGTGA
- a CDS encoding DoxX family protein, which produces MPEAAAWRRPQGTVRRAHGRDRRRCRARRAAALSVAESLNHAAAIGLTLLMLGAAYVHLRCGEARHPAFAIVLVLAALTGTLAGLRLGPYGSEAAAGLSGR; this is translated from the coding sequence TTGCCGGAGGCGGCCGCATGGCGCCGACCGCAGGGCACTGTCCGCAGGGCACACGGCCGAGATCGCCGCCGGTGTCGCGCTCGTCGCGCCGCCGCCCTGAGCGTCGCGGAGTCGCTCAACCACGCAGCCGCCATCGGGCTCACGCTACTCATGCTGGGCGCGGCGTACGTGCATCTGCGGTGCGGGGAGGCCCGGCACCCGGCGTTCGCGATAGTGCTCGTCCTGGCCGCCCTGACCGGCACACTGGCTGGGCTGCGGCTCGGCCCGTACGGTTCTGAGGCGGCTGCGGGCCTCAGCGGACGGTGA
- a CDS encoding 4-(cytidine 5'-diphospho)-2-C-methyl-D-erythritol kinase produces the protein MSAPVLPPRGVSVRVPAKVNLELRVGPRRADGFHSLSTVYHAVDLTDSVLAEPADEWGITVLGPYADRVPTDESNLAMRAARMVAEIGGVDEPVHLTIDKAIPVAGGMAGGSADAAAALVACDALWQTELSRTQLDEAAAELGSDVPFLLTGGTALGSGRGEQVVPVLTQGSFHWVFALHHDGLSTAAVYAECDRLRADDDIPEPVPSQELMTALRAGDVDKLSLALMNDLEPAACSLNPRLQQTMAAGLAHGALATTVSGSGPTVAFLARDKAGALDLMVALSADNIADEVVHARGPAAGAHLLSDITVR, from the coding sequence ATGAGCGCACCGGTCCTGCCGCCACGTGGGGTCTCCGTGCGCGTCCCGGCCAAGGTCAACCTCGAGCTGCGGGTCGGTCCGCGGCGGGCTGACGGGTTCCACAGCCTCTCGACGGTCTACCACGCGGTCGACCTCACCGACTCCGTGCTCGCCGAGCCGGCGGACGAGTGGGGCATCACGGTGCTGGGCCCCTACGCCGACCGCGTGCCCACCGACGAGTCCAACCTCGCGATGCGGGCCGCCCGCATGGTCGCCGAGATCGGCGGCGTCGACGAGCCGGTTCACCTCACCATCGACAAGGCGATCCCCGTCGCGGGCGGTATGGCGGGTGGTTCGGCAGACGCCGCGGCTGCGCTGGTCGCGTGCGACGCGCTGTGGCAGACCGAGCTGAGCCGGACCCAGCTCGACGAGGCTGCGGCCGAGCTCGGCAGCGACGTGCCGTTCCTGCTCACCGGCGGCACCGCGCTGGGTTCCGGGCGTGGTGAGCAGGTCGTCCCAGTGCTCACCCAGGGCTCGTTCCACTGGGTGTTCGCGCTGCACCACGACGGCCTGTCGACCGCCGCGGTCTACGCCGAGTGCGACCGGTTGCGCGCCGACGACGACATCCCCGAGCCCGTGCCCAGCCAGGAGCTCATGACCGCGCTGCGCGCCGGTGACGTCGACAAGCTCTCGCTCGCGCTGATGAACGACCTCGAGCCCGCCGCGTGCTCGCTCAACCCGCGGCTGCAGCAGACGATGGCGGCCGGCCTCGCGCACGGCGCGCTCGCGACGACGGTGTCCGGCTCCGGTCCGACGGTGGCCTTCCTCGCCCGCGACAAGGCCGGCGCCCTCGACCTGATGGTCGCGCTGTCGGCCGACAACATCGCCGACGAGGTCGTCCACGCCCGCGGTCCCGCGGCCGGCGCCCACCTGCTGAGCGACATCACCGTCCGCTGA
- the rsmA gene encoding 16S rRNA (adenine(1518)-N(6)/adenine(1519)-N(6))-dimethyltransferase RsmA, whose product MTDQPHLLGATEIRDIAGRLGIRPTKQWGQNFVIDANTVRKIVRLAGVGEHDSVVEVGPGLGSLTLALLGAAAHVTAVEVDPALAAELPSTVESLAPAYADRLSLVAADALTVTELPDPQPTALVANLPYNISVPVVLSFLERFPSLQRVLVMVQLEVAERLAAQPGSKVYGVPSVKARWYGDVRLADRVGRNVFWPAPNVDSGLVSLVRHDPPETTASREDVFACIDAAFAQRRKTLRAALAGWAGSPVAAEEALVAAGIDPRTRGERLRVEDFARIAAAHRA is encoded by the coding sequence ATGACCGACCAACCCCACCTGCTGGGCGCCACGGAGATCCGTGACATCGCCGGCAGGCTCGGCATCCGCCCGACCAAGCAGTGGGGGCAGAACTTCGTCATCGACGCCAACACGGTGCGCAAGATCGTGCGCCTCGCGGGTGTCGGCGAGCACGACTCGGTCGTCGAGGTCGGGCCCGGGCTCGGCTCGCTGACCCTGGCGCTCCTCGGCGCTGCCGCGCACGTCACGGCCGTCGAGGTCGACCCGGCGCTCGCGGCTGAGCTGCCGAGCACCGTCGAGAGCCTCGCACCGGCGTACGCCGACCGGCTGTCCCTCGTGGCCGCCGACGCGTTGACCGTCACCGAGCTGCCCGACCCGCAGCCGACCGCGCTCGTCGCCAACCTGCCCTACAACATCTCGGTCCCGGTGGTGCTGTCGTTCCTGGAGCGGTTCCCGTCGCTGCAGCGCGTGCTGGTGATGGTCCAGCTCGAGGTCGCCGAGCGCCTGGCCGCCCAGCCCGGGTCGAAGGTCTACGGCGTGCCCAGCGTCAAGGCCCGGTGGTACGGCGACGTCCGGCTCGCCGACCGCGTCGGACGCAACGTCTTCTGGCCCGCGCCCAACGTCGACTCCGGGCTCGTCTCGCTCGTCCGCCACGACCCGCCCGAGACCACCGCCTCGCGCGAGGACGTGTTCGCCTGCATCGACGCGGCGTTCGCACAGCGTCGCAAGACGCTGCGGGCCGCGCTCGCGGGCTGGGCCGGTTCGCCGGTGGCGGCCGAGGAGGCGCTGGTCGCGGCCGGGATCGACCCTCGTACCCGCGGTGAGCGCCTGCGCGTCGAGGACTTCGCGCGCATCGCCGCAGCCCACCGGGCCTGA
- a CDS encoding resuscitation-promoting factor produces MTLSTKKTSARTAAVSLLSVTALAGCGTQAPDGATKAQIELPPVTVKSGTTAPTAAPTTATPSPTTTPAPTTTTKAPKPASRHKVTSTITTREVKKTRTVHFDVKRIESDELAKGSTKVVRAGEDGKKVVTIRESIVDGDVVKTKVIDTEITREPVDKIIAVGTKSEPKRVAPLPRKTSEPRESTPSPSPSTSDEPSTSGSRINLARASMWDRIAECESGGNWSINTGNGYYGGLQFDLQTWRGAGGRDFASRPDLASRAEQITIANRVYEDRGTSPWGCA; encoded by the coding sequence GTGACTCTCAGCACCAAGAAGACCTCTGCCCGTACTGCGGCGGTGTCGCTGCTGTCCGTGACGGCCCTGGCCGGTTGCGGTACCCAGGCCCCCGACGGCGCCACCAAGGCTCAGATTGAGCTGCCGCCGGTCACCGTCAAGAGCGGGACGACCGCTCCGACCGCGGCCCCCACCACCGCGACGCCGAGCCCGACGACGACTCCGGCGCCGACCACGACGACCAAGGCCCCGAAGCCCGCGTCGCGTCACAAGGTCACGAGCACCATCACGACGCGCGAGGTCAAGAAGACCCGCACCGTCCACTTCGACGTCAAGCGCATCGAGAGCGACGAGCTCGCCAAGGGCAGCACCAAGGTCGTGCGTGCGGGCGAGGACGGCAAGAAGGTCGTCACGATCCGCGAGAGCATCGTCGACGGTGACGTCGTCAAGACCAAGGTCATCGACACCGAGATCACCCGCGAGCCGGTCGACAAGATCATCGCGGTCGGCACCAAGTCCGAGCCGAAGCGCGTGGCCCCGCTGCCGCGCAAGACCTCCGAGCCGCGCGAGTCCACGCCGTCGCCGTCGCCGTCCACCTCCGACGAGCCGTCGACCTCGGGCAGCAGGATCAACCTCGCGCGCGCGTCCATGTGGGACCGCATCGCTGAGTGCGAGTCCGGTGGCAACTGGTCGATCAACACCGGCAACGGCTACTACGGCGGCCTGCAGTTCGACCTGCAGACGTGGCGTGGTGCTGGTGGCCGTGACTTCGCCTCGCGCCCCGACCTCGCGTCGCGCGCCGAGCAGATCACGATCGCCAACCGGGTGTACGAGGACCGCGGCACCTCGCCGTGGGGTTGCGCCTGA
- a CDS encoding TatD family hydrolase yields the protein MSKGHETGHHGDKPEAPDRLPLPVVDNHTHLDIARDGAPLPDVRQVIDEATAVGVDRMVQIGCDLPGARFTVEVVDQHPELLGGVAIHPNEAPALHERGELQSAWDEIEQLASHPRVRVIGETGLDYFRTGPEGVAAQQDSFRWHIDLAKRTGKALQIHDRDSHDDVLRILKEEGAPDKTVLHCFSGDISMARECIERGYFLSFAGTVTFKNARPLRNALSIVPLEQVLVETDAPYLTPSPHRGAVNAPYLVPLTVRAMAGVLNVDVPAVCRAVSDNSERVFGPW from the coding sequence ATGAGCAAGGGGCACGAGACGGGCCACCACGGCGACAAGCCGGAGGCGCCCGACCGGCTGCCCCTGCCCGTCGTCGACAACCACACCCACCTCGACATCGCCCGCGACGGCGCGCCGCTCCCGGACGTGCGCCAGGTGATCGACGAGGCGACCGCGGTGGGGGTCGACCGTATGGTCCAGATCGGGTGCGACCTGCCCGGTGCGCGCTTCACGGTCGAGGTCGTCGACCAGCACCCCGAGCTGCTCGGTGGAGTCGCGATCCACCCCAACGAGGCGCCCGCGCTGCACGAGCGCGGCGAGCTGCAGTCGGCGTGGGACGAGATCGAGCAGCTCGCCTCCCATCCGCGGGTGCGGGTGATAGGTGAGACCGGCCTCGACTACTTCCGCACGGGCCCCGAAGGCGTTGCTGCTCAACAGGACTCGTTCCGCTGGCACATCGACCTGGCCAAGCGCACCGGCAAGGCGCTGCAGATCCACGACCGCGACTCCCACGACGACGTGCTGCGCATCCTCAAGGAGGAGGGCGCCCCCGACAAGACCGTCCTGCACTGCTTCTCCGGAGACATCTCGATGGCGCGTGAGTGCATCGAGCGCGGCTACTTCCTGTCGTTCGCCGGGACGGTCACGTTCAAGAACGCTCGGCCCCTGCGCAACGCGCTCTCGATCGTCCCGCTGGAGCAGGTGCTGGTCGAGACCGACGCCCCCTACCTCACGCCCTCGCCCCACCGCGGCGCCGTCAACGCGCCCTACCTCGTACCCCTCACGGTGCGTGCCATGGCGGGGGTCCTCAACGTCGACGTCCCGGCCGTCTGCCGGGCGGTGTCGGACAACAGCGAGCGGGTCTTCGGACCCTGGTGA
- the metG gene encoding methionine--tRNA ligase, whose amino-acid sequence MSKVLTAVAWPYTNGPRHIGHVAGFGVPSDVFSRYMRMAGHDVLMVSGTDEHGTPILVLADQEGVTPRELVDRYNAVIARDLTDLGLSYDLFTRTTTGNHYAVVQQMFEACRRNGYMIEQTTRGAISPSTGRTLPDRFIEGTCPICGFTEARGDQCDNCGNQLDPTDLIDPRSKVNGETPEFIETEHFFLDLPALKDALTEWLDGRAAEGGWRPNVIKFSQNILKDIRPRAVTRDIDWGIPIPVEGWDTKRFYVWFDAVIGYLSASVEWARRLGPGHEDRWREWWNTDAGQVNPTATQADSGGAQKTSEGREAKRDEGAHRHAYFMGKDNIVFHSQIWPAELLAHNGQGAKGGEPGELGELVLPTDVVASEFLTMEGKQFSTSRGHVIYVRDVIDRYGPDPLRYFITAAGPENQDSNFTWAEFVQRNNSELVAGWGNLVNRTASMIHKKFGEIPQPGPLAEVDETILQTVADGFGSVGALIDQHRQKAALAEAMRLVGEANKYVSDTEPFKLKADDEQERLATILHTLAQLVTDLNTILAPFLPHASNRVHAVLGGEGEFTPMPRVEQVTDLDNGRAYPIITGDYSATPRWERRPVTVGTPVAKPAPVFVKLDPSVVDDELERLAGGPAGGDVDHTGTQAAGVPTDADGAAESTALATSDES is encoded by the coding sequence ATGAGCAAAGTCCTGACTGCCGTCGCCTGGCCGTACACCAACGGCCCGCGCCACATCGGCCACGTCGCCGGTTTCGGCGTGCCCTCCGACGTCTTCAGCCGTTACATGCGGATGGCGGGCCACGACGTGCTCATGGTCAGCGGCACCGACGAGCACGGCACCCCGATCCTGGTGCTGGCCGACCAGGAGGGCGTGACGCCCCGTGAGCTGGTCGACCGCTACAACGCGGTCATCGCACGCGACCTCACCGACCTGGGTCTGTCGTACGACCTCTTCACGCGTACGACGACCGGCAACCACTACGCGGTCGTGCAGCAGATGTTCGAGGCGTGCCGTCGCAACGGCTACATGATCGAGCAGACCACGCGCGGTGCGATCAGCCCGTCGACGGGTCGCACGCTTCCCGACCGGTTCATCGAGGGCACCTGCCCCATCTGCGGCTTCACCGAGGCGCGCGGCGACCAGTGCGACAACTGCGGCAACCAGCTCGACCCGACCGATCTGATCGACCCACGCTCGAAGGTCAACGGTGAGACGCCGGAGTTCATCGAGACCGAGCACTTCTTCCTCGACCTGCCCGCGCTCAAGGACGCGCTCACCGAGTGGCTCGACGGGCGTGCGGCCGAGGGCGGCTGGCGTCCCAACGTCATCAAGTTCAGCCAGAACATCCTCAAGGACATCCGTCCGCGCGCGGTGACGCGTGACATCGACTGGGGCATCCCGATCCCGGTCGAGGGCTGGGACACCAAGCGGTTCTACGTGTGGTTCGACGCGGTCATCGGCTACCTCTCGGCCTCGGTCGAGTGGGCCCGCCGCCTTGGCCCCGGCCACGAGGACCGCTGGCGCGAGTGGTGGAACACCGACGCCGGACAGGTGAACCCGACTGCTACGCAAGCGGACTCAGGCGGAGCCCAGAAGACATCGGAAGGACGCGAGGCGAAGCGCGACGAAGGAGCGCATCGCCACGCGTACTTCATGGGGAAGGACAACATCGTCTTCCACAGCCAGATCTGGCCGGCCGAGCTGCTGGCGCACAACGGGCAGGGCGCCAAGGGCGGTGAGCCGGGCGAGCTCGGTGAGCTCGTGCTGCCGACCGACGTGGTGGCGAGCGAGTTCCTCACGATGGAGGGCAAGCAGTTCTCCACCTCGCGCGGCCACGTGATCTACGTGCGCGACGTGATCGACCGCTACGGCCCTGACCCGCTGCGCTACTTCATCACCGCTGCTGGCCCCGAGAACCAGGACTCCAACTTCACCTGGGCCGAGTTCGTGCAGCGCAACAACTCCGAGCTCGTCGCCGGTTGGGGCAACCTCGTCAACCGCACCGCGAGCATGATCCACAAGAAGTTCGGTGAGATCCCGCAGCCGGGCCCGCTGGCCGAGGTCGACGAGACGATCCTGCAGACGGTGGCTGACGGGTTCGGGTCGGTCGGCGCGCTCATCGACCAGCACCGGCAGAAGGCTGCGCTCGCCGAGGCGATGCGTCTAGTCGGCGAGGCCAACAAGTACGTCTCCGACACCGAGCCGTTCAAGCTCAAGGCCGATGACGAGCAGGAGCGCCTCGCGACGATCCTGCACACTCTGGCCCAGCTCGTGACCGACCTCAACACGATCCTGGCGCCGTTCCTGCCGCACGCCTCCAACCGGGTGCACGCGGTGCTGGGCGGCGAGGGTGAGTTCACGCCCATGCCGCGGGTCGAGCAGGTGACCGATCTCGACAACGGTCGCGCCTACCCGATCATCACGGGTGACTACTCCGCCACCCCGCGATGGGAGCGTCGTCCGGTGACGGTCGGTACGCCGGTCGCCAAGCCTGCGCCGGTGTTCGTCAAGCTCGACCCGAGCGTCGTTGACGACGAGCTCGAACGGCTCGCCGGAGGCCCAGCCGGGGGAGACGTTGATCACACCGGAACGCAGGCGGCCGGCGTACCGACCGACGCTGACGGTGCCGCCGAGAGCACTGCTCTCGCGACCTCCGACGAGAGCTGA